The segment ttaattcactaatttcaccatttcacaaattcttctaaattcttacttgactcataaatattaagttactatcttgttcaatcttatttgtccgatttagtgatctcaaatcaccatttttgacaccattgaaaattaggccgttacattctacctcggatttgtggtttcgcaaccactgttccgtttaggccctatttcgggatgttacagaaaTCATCATAAGGTGTTTCCGAAAGAAGGTTCTGCAAGATTTGTTGAGCTATTTCTGTTGGAAAGGTACTTTTAATTAACTTTGTCTTCCATGTTCTTGTTAAAGCTTCAATTAAGTCTGATACTAACTCTATTCTATTGTTTTTATTGCTCCGTTCGCCTGTGATCTGTCCTTTGATCCATCTATCTTTCCATACAGAAATTCCATCGCCTCTTCCAACTTTCCAACCCAGTCCATTCTGTAGTAAGCCTTTTACAACTCAGATACTCCTCCAAGTAAGTGAAGGTAAGTTCCCTAGTTGAGAATTAAGAAAATTTGACTGCGAATAATATTTAGCTTTAAAAGCTCTCACCAATAACGAATTCGAATAAGTAATAAGGCACCACCCCTGTTTGGCTAATAAAGCGATATTAAACTGACTAAAATTTCTAAAACCAAGGTCCCCTTTATTCTTTAAGATACACATTCCTCCATGTGCACTAATGTATTCCTTTTTTCCCATGCCCCTTTTGCCACCAAAACTTGGCAATAATACCCTCTAATTCAACATATAACGAAATTGGTAAAAGAAAACAAGCCTTTATGAAAACTTCCTTCCCGCCTTAAGAGAGGCGTCTGGCACTCCAATTGTCAGTCCACTTCTTAATTCGATCTTTTAAAATCTGGAacgattctttttttttcttccaaccATATTTGGTAGGCCAAGATAGCGTTTCAGGTCATTTGAACTTCGTACCCTCAAAATGTTTTCAATTGCTTGTCTATCTTCCATTACTGTATTGTTGTTAAAAAAGACAgtagatttttcaaagttaacatATTGGCCTGAACAGATCCTATACTCCCTTAGAATTTCTTTTAATAGTGTGGCTCCTCTACTAGTCGCCTCGCTAAACAATATGTAGTCATCTGCAAATAACAAATGTGATATTTGCGGACCTCATCTGCTGATTTTGACTCCGTTCAATGATCCTTCTGTAGCTGCTAGCCGCATTAAACAAGAAAGTCCTTTTCcacaaatgaaaaaaagaaataaacttaAAGGATGTCTTTGTCAAAGTCCCCTAGACGGTTGAAACTTTTCTCCTATACACCCATTAACCACCACTGAATAAGGCACTGAAACTAGACATTTCATAATAGTATCTATCCAATTTGTCACGAAACCCATTCGAACCATCATTACCTTAATAAAACTCCATTCAACTCTGTCATATGCTTTACTCATATCTAACTTTACCTCCATAAAACCTTTTTTTCCCAATCTCTTCTAATTCAGTGTATGGAGAATTTCATAGGCTAGAAAAACATTATCTGAAATCAGCCTTCCTGGTAGAGAGCACTCTGAGCCACATCAATGCATATCTCAATAACTCCTCTGAATTGATTTGCAATAACTTTCGCCACAATTTTGTAAATCACGTTGCACAAACTTATAGGCCTAAATTGCTTCATAGTAAAAGGATTGACAATTTTTGGAATGAGTACTATATATGTCACATTTATCTGTTCAACCTCTGTACCATCATTGAGAATTTGTAGACAAAATTTGACCACATCATCCCCAATAATATGCCAGCACTTCTGGTAAAAAACAGCTGGTAATCCATCTTCTCCTGGGGCTTTTGTAGGACCCATCTCAAACACCGCATATCCAATTTCTTCCTTTGTGTATAGCGCTGTGAGTCTTTGATTGTCCTCCTTAAATATACATCTTTCAATTCCAGATAGAAAATGGTCATAATTTCTTCCTACTTCTGACGAAAATAATTCTGGAAATAAGAACTCCAATACTTTCTATTTCCTGAATAATCTTCGTTTCTCTCCCTTATTCATCTTTCAGTTTATGGATAAGGTTCCTTCTTCGGCGTTGTGTTGCTTGGCTGTGAAAGTATGTTGTATTCTTGTCACCAAATTTCAACGAATCAACACGAGCTCTTTGTTCCCAATAACGCTCATccttctcaatttcaaaattcaattGAATCTTCGCATCAATCAGTTCAACCATCTTTTCATCATCTCTTTTAGCTTCTGTTAATTCTAAAAGTATGGCTGTGAGAAAATCTTTTCGCCGTCGTCTTTCTAATCGTCTGTTTTTATCCCATTTTTGTAACTCATCCTTTAGCATATCTAGCTTTTGCAACAGATTTCCTGAAGATGTTTCCCAACTGATTTTGACATTTTCTTCAAATGACTCTTCCATTAACCACCATGCCTCGAACTTGAATCTCTTTTTGTTTGGTCGTTTAATGACCTTTCTCGTATTAATTAAAACGGGACAGTGATCAGAAAAAAAGTGGATTAAGTGTCAAATAATTACCTCAGGAAACATGGCCATCCATTCTTTGTTGGCAACTCTTCTATCTAGTCTTTCTCGGATATTAGTCTCAGGTAGGTTTCCCTTCTCCCAAGTAAACCAATTTCCAGAAAACCCCACATCAGTTAGCTGACAAACTGACAAAACATTTCGAAACCTTTCCATTCTTCTTTCATCTCGAGGTAAACCTCCCCTTTTTTTCAAAACTATACATGATCTCATTGAAGTCCCTGTATATAAACCAATGAGCTATCTCACCAGTGTATAAATTTCTCAAGTCTGCCTAAGAATTATGTCTGTCTTGCACATAAAGAGATCCATAGAAACCAGTAAATCTCCATCTACCTCTTGCTTCATTATCATCAACCATCACATCAATATGTTTTTTGGAATAACTTTGGAGCGTAAAACCAATCTCGTTCCTCCATGCTAGACATAAACGTCCACTAGTGCTTTCAGAATTGACTTCAATCCCATTTGCATAACCACATGTATAACAAACTTTTTCCATTTGACTTTTGCATAAATTTGTCTACATAAAAAAGACTACTTGGGGATTTTGTGCCTTCAGCGTATGCCGAAGTCTTCGAACAGTCCGTGGGCTCACCAATCCACGGACATTccaacttaaaatttttattgtgATTGGTCGGCTTGCCTCTTGGCAGCCGCCAATGATAAATGGTTGATCTCCAACAGTATCTTATTTCTGACTTCCGTATTACTACACTTACCTTTTGCTATTGGCTCCTCCATCTCCTTTCTAgctcttttctttccttcttatCCAATTAATACTCCATCTTTCAGGTCATGCTCCATATCAACTATAGTTTTAGTTAATAATATTTTTCCCCCAAATACTACCCATCCATTAGTTTGTCCTCTAAGTTGAATCCCAAAATTGGATCAAAAGTTTGTCCATAATCTAATTTTTTGTCTCCCACGGCCCACAAAGAATTCCTTGTCAAAGAACCATCATTTCTGTTTCCGTTCGTTTTCCAATTGCCCTCTTTTCTCAACTAAACGTTGTTCATAGCTAGATCCATTTTGGACTGAGCTCTTAAGGATAAGTTCCAACCCATTTCACTAGTCTCCATACCTAACACCATCTTAGCTTCACAAAAAGAGTCGTTATAACCCAATCAACCATAGTAGAAGCAAAATAGTGACAATATTTCATATTTGAATCTTACATATGTGTAGTTTCTGTAAAACCTAATCTGCTTTCTCCTTTTTAGCGGGCGCCTTACATCAGTCTGAACTCTGATTCCCATATAATTTCTGTTCTCTTTTTCCAGATTCGAGCCATCATATTCTAAAAATTTCCCTATGAAATTTCCCAGTTGCACAGCCAAATTTTCAGAAAAGAGGCCAATAGGAACATAATGAATCTGCACCCAAAAGGGCAACAGGATTAGGGAAACTTTTAAAGGATCTTTCCCCCACTGTAATTTATGTAGAACTAGCAAATGATTATTGAATGTCCGTGGAACTCCTTTTAACACCCTATCCATATCCATAACatggtaaaattaaaataaaaatcatttttctcCTAGATCTCGAATTTGAACCCCCGTATTGGATGCCATAAATTTGCCATAGTACTTTTCATTGTTGGAAAATGAATTATGTTTGGCTCAACTTAAATTTGTAGGGCTTCTTCCTCATCTTCATTAAGAGTTAATTCCGCTAAATCGGCTTCCATTTTTTTTAGATTCAAAATCCTACCTTGGAGTTACTGTGCTAATCAAGACCACAACGATTATTGAAGTAGATCACTGTCACaaa is part of the Gossypium arboreum isolate Shixiya-1 chromosome 5, ASM2569848v2, whole genome shotgun sequence genome and harbors:
- the LOC108451022 gene encoding uncharacterized protein LOC108451022; the protein is MEKVCYTCGYANGIEVNSESTSGRLCLAWRNEIGFTLQSYSKKHIDVMVDDNEARGTSMRSCIVLKKRGGLPRDERRMERFRNVLSVCQLTDVGFSGNWFTWEKGNLPETNIRERLDRRVANKEWMAMFPEVIKRPNKKRFKFEAWWLMEESFEENVKISWETSSGNLLQKLDMLKDELQKWDKNRRLERRRRKDFLTAILLELTEAKRDDEKMVELIDAKIQLNFEIEKDERYWEQRARVDSLKFGDKNTTYFHSQATQRRRRNLIHKLKDE